A window from Branchiostoma lanceolatum isolate klBraLanc5 chromosome 9, klBraLanc5.hap2, whole genome shotgun sequence encodes these proteins:
- the LOC136442283 gene encoding zinc finger protein 665-like, producing MDPDGRHVCMECGYVADCSSSLIVHMEEHTAQKPHNLDQRDYTAEWESQFEQHVENHTGDKPYMCGECGYRTVGKTLLTAHMRIHTGEKPYKCDQCDYSAAQKSNLHRHMAKHSDENPFKCGECGYGAGHRSDLIRHMRKHTGEKPYKCDQCEYSCTHKSGLVRHATRHAGDKPYMCGVCGYRTAGAHLLPQHMRTHTGEKPYKCNQCDYSATQKGNLNKHMAKHSVEKRYKCGECVYWTVDRCHLISHMRKHTGEKPHKCDQCDYSAAHKGSLIQHMAKHTGDKPYMCGECGFRTASKSLLSQHVRTHTGEKPYKCNQCDYSATRKGNLDKHMAKHNDEKPYKCGECGYGTADRSYLIVHMRKHSGETPHECDQCDYSAAHKGSLIRHMAKHTGDKPYMCGECGFRTTAKSLLSQHVRTHTGEKPYKCDQCDYSAGQKSTLNKHMAKHGDVKPYKCAVCGFMTADKYYLPRHMQRHTLEKPSAM from the coding sequence ATGGATCCCGACGGACGCCACGTTTGCATGGAATGCGGGTATGTTGCAGATTGCAGTTCCAGTCTAATCGTGCATATGGAAGAACATACCGCTCAAAAACCCCACAATCTTGACCAGCGTGACTATACTGCTGAATGGGAAAGCCAGTTTGAGCAACACGTGGAAAACCACACTGGTGACAAGCcttacatgtgcggggagtgcgggtaTAGGACGGTTGGAAAGACTCTTTTAACTGCACATATGAGGatccatacaggtgagaaaccttacaaatgtgaccagtgtgactattccgctgcacagaaaagtAATTTACACCGCCATATGGCTAAACACAGTGATGAAAACCCCTTCaagtgtggagagtgcgggtacgGTGCGGGGCACAGGTCTGACCTAATCCGGCATATGCGGaagcatacaggtgagaaaccgtacaaatgtgaccagtgtgaataTTCCTGTACACATAAAAGCGGTTTAGTGCGACACGCGACCAGGCACGCTGGTGATAAGCCTTACATGTGCGGGGTatgcggatacaggacggcaGGAGCCCATCTTTTACCccaacacatgagaactcataccggcgagaagccctacaaatgtaaccagtgtgactattctgctacgCAGAAAGGTAATTTAAACAAACATATGGCTAAACACAGTGTTGAAAAACGCTATAAGTGTGGAGAGTGCGTATACTGGACGGTTGACAGGTGCCACCTAATCTCGCATATGCGCaaacatacaggagaaaaacctcataaatgtgaccagtgcgactattctgctgcacataaAGGGAGTTTAATccaacacatggctaaacacactggtgataAACCATACATGTGCggagagtgcggattcagaACGGCTTCAAAGTCTCTTCTATCCCAACACGTGAGAACgcataccggtgagaagccctacaaatgtaaccagtgtgactattctgctacgCGGAAAGGTAATTTAGAcaaacacatggctaaacacaatgatgaaaaaccctacaagtgtggagagtgcggatacgGTACGGCTGACAGATCTTACCTAATCGTGCATATGCGCAAACATTCAGGAGAAACACCTCacgaatgtgaccagtgcgactattcagcTGCACATAAAGGGAGTTTGATcagacacatggctaaacacactggtgacaaaccttacatgtgcggagagtgcggattcagaACGACTGCAAAGTCTCTTTTATCCCAACACGTGAGAACgcataccggtgagaagccctacaaatgtgaccaatgtgactattctgctgggCAGAAAAGCACTCTAAACAAACATATGGCTAAACACGGTGATgtaaaaccctacaagtgtgccGTGTGTGGTTTCATGACAGCTGACAAGTATTACCTACCAAGGCATATGCAGAGACACACACTGGAAAAACCTAGTGcaatgtga
- the LOC136442678 gene encoding zinc finger protein 24-like, whose translation MDEVLTGLSTGQPGNSAEAMSTDAGSRQDESRGMPCEETLGVNPSPHMYKKTAPLLFAQTGLVDKQLEHDAMGGDHVCKECGYVADCSSSLIVHMRKHADQKPHNRDQRDYTAGRESQLDQRMANHTGDKPYMCGECGYRTVGKTLLTAHMRIHTGEKPYKCDQCDYSAAQKSNLHRHMAKH comes from the coding sequence ATGGACGAAGTCTTGACTGGACTGTCTACCGGACAGCCTGGGAACTCTGCAGAAGCCATGTCAACAGACGCGGGAAGCCGGCAGGACGAGAGCCGAGGAATGCCGTGCGAGGAAACGCTGGGTGTAAACCCCTCACCCCACATGTACAAGAAAACCGCGCCACTGCTATTCGCACAGACAGGGCTGGTAGACAAGCAACTAGAACACGATGCTATGGGCGGGGACCACGTTTGCAAGGAATGCGGGTATGTTGCAGATTGCAGTTCCAGTCTAATCgtgcatatgagaaaacatgcCGATCAAAAACCACACAATCGTGACCAGCGTGACTATACTGCTGGACGGGAAAGCCAGTTAGATCAACGCATGGCAAACCACACTGGTGACAAgccttacatgtgtggggagtgtgggtacaggacggtTGGAAAGACTCTTTTAACTGCACATATGAGGatccatacaggtgagaaaccttacaaatgtgaccagtgtgactattccgctgcacagaaaagtAATTTACACCGCCATATGGCTAAACACTGa
- the LOC136442304 gene encoding zinc finger protein 135-like, translating to MRKHTGEKPYKCDQCEYSCTHKSGLVRHTTRHAGDKPYMCGVCGYRTAGAHLLPQHMRTHTGEKPYKCNQCDYSATQKGNLNRHMAKHIVEKRYKCGECGYWTVDRCHLISHMRKHTGEKPHKCDQCDYSAAHKGSLIQHMAKHTGDKPYMCGECGFRTTAKTLSSQHVRTHTGEKPYKCNQCDYSATRKGNLDKHMAKHSDEKPYKCGECGYGTADRSYLTVHMRKHSGETPHECDQCDYSAAHKGSLIRHMAKHTGDKPYMCGECGFRTTAKSILSQHMRTHTGEKPYKCDQCDYSAGQKSTLNKHMAKHGDVKPYKCAVCGFMTADKYYLPRHMQRHTLEKPSAM from the coding sequence ATGCGGaagcatacaggtgagaaaccgtacaaatgtgaccagtgtgaataTTCCTGTACACATAAAAGCGGTTTAGTGCGACACACGACCAGGCACGCTGGTGATAAGCCTTACATGTGCGGGGTatgcggatacaggacggcaGGAGCCCATCTTTTACCccaacacatgagaactcacaccggcgagaagccctacaaatgtaaccagtgtgactattctgctacgCAGAAAGGTAATTTAAACAGACATATGGCTAAACACATTGTTGAAAAACGATACaagtgtggagagtgcggatactGGACGGTTGACAGGTGCCACCTAATCTCGCATATGCGCaaacatacaggagaaaaacctcataaatgtgaccagtgcgactattctgctgcacataaAGGGAGTTTAATccaacacatggctaaacacactggtgacaaaccttacatgtgcggagagtgcggattcagaACGACTGCAAAGACTCTTTCATCCCAACACGTGAGAACgcataccggtgagaagccctacaaatgtaaccagtgtgactattctgctacaCGGAAAGGTAATTTAGACAAACATATGGCTAAACACAGTgatgaaaaaccctacaagtgtggagagtgcggatacgGAACGGCTGACAGATCCTACCTAACCGTGCATATGCGCAAACATTCAGGAGAAACACCTCacgaatgtgaccagtgcgactattcagcTGCACATAAAGGGAGTTTGATcagacacatggctaaacacactggtgacaaaccttacatgtgcggagagtgcggattcagaACGACTGCAAAGTCTAttttatcccaacatatgagaacgcataccggtgagaagccctacaaatgtgaccaatgtgactattctgctgggCAGAAAAGCACTCTAAACAAACATATGGCTAAACACGGTGATgtaaaaccctacaagtgtgccGTGTGTGGTTTCATGACAGCTGACAAGTATTACCTACCAAGGCATATGCAGAGACACACACTGGAAAAACCTAGTGcaatgtga
- the LOC136442310 gene encoding zinc finger protein 502-like, with translation MDELLAGLSTGHPGDEKNAIEATTTDAEIRQEESQWMPCEGTLVMGVNPAPDMKTAPLLSAQTGLIDEQLEYDAMDGHHVCKECGYVADCSSSLIVHMRKHKKLHSRDQCDYTAEFENQLEQRMAKHTGDKPYMCGECGFRTIGMSLLTAHMRVHTGEKPYRCDQCNYSAAQKGNLDRHMVKHSAEKPYTCGECGYGTADRSYLIAHMRKHTGEKPHKCDQCEYSAAHKGSLVQHMAKHAGDKPYLCEKCGFRTASKSLLSQHMGKHADEKPYKCNQCDYSATQKVNLDRHMVKHNAEKAYKCAVCGFMTADKYYLPRHMQRHTLEKPSAM, from the coding sequence ATGGACGAGCTGTTGGCTGGACTGTCTACCGGACATCCTGGGGACGAGAAAAACGCTATAGAAGCTACGACAACAGACGCGGAAATCCGGCAGGAGGAGAGCCAATGGATGCCGTGCGAGGGAACGCTGGTTATGGGTGTAAACCCCGCACCGGACATGAAAACCGCGCCACTGCTATCCGCACAGACTGGGCTGATAGACGAGCAGCTAGAATACGATGCTATGGACGGACACCACGTTTGCAAGGAATGCGGGTATGTTGCAGATTGCAGTTCCAGTCTAATCgtgcatatgagaaaacataaaaAACTCCACAGtcgtgaccagtgtgactatacTGCTGAATTTGAAAACCAGTTAGAGCAACGcatggcaaaacacactggtgacaaGCCTTAtatgtgcggggagtgcgggttcaggacgATCGGAATGTCTCTTTTGACTGCACATATGAGAgtccatacaggtgagaaaccttacagatgtgacCAGTGTAATTATTCCGCTGCGCAGAAAGGTAATTTAGACAGGCATATGGTGAAACACAGTGCTGAAAAACCCTACAcatgtggagagtgcggatacgGGACGGCTGACAGGTCCTACCTAATCGCGCATATGCGCaaacacacaggagaaaaacctcacaaatgtgaccagtgcgaatattctgctgcacataAAGGGAGTTTAGTccaacacatggctaaacacgcTGGTGACAAACCCTACCTGTGCGAGAAGTGCGGATTCAGAACGGCTTCAAAGTCTCTTTTATCCCAACACATGGGAAAGCATGCCGAtgaaaagccctacaaatgtaaccagtgtgactattctgctacgCAGAAAGTTAATTTAGACAGACATATGGTTAAACACAATGCTGAAAAAGCCTACAAGTGCGCCGTGTGTGGTTTCATGACGGCTGACAAGTATTACCTACCAAGGCATATGCAGAGGCACACACTGGAAAAACCCAGTGCAATGTGA